The stretch of DNA GATTGTCATTGCCTGCGACAGCCGAGAATCCAGCCCGCAGTTCAAGAGTTCCATCATCGATGGTGTGAGATCAACCGGATGTGATGTGATCGACATCGGGACGGTGGCAACGCCTGTGCTTTACTTTGCAACCTGTCTGTTCAAGACGGGAACCGGTCTGATGGTGACCGCAAGTCATAACCCGCCTGAGTATAACGGTGTAAAGATGGTACTCAATGGCCGGAGTCTGCACGGTGACGAAATCCAGAATCTCAAGCAACGGATCGGCAACAGCGATTTTGCTGCCGGTCACGGGGGGCTTTCTACCGAGCGTGTTTTTGACCAATACTGCGCTCGGATCGGATCTGATGTTCGACTGAATCGTCCGTTACGGATTGTTGTCGACTGTGCGAACGGTATCGGCGGCGCGTTCGCGCCACGGGTATTGCGGCAGATCGGTTGCGATGTGATTGAACTTTTCTGTGATGTCGACAGTACTTTTCCAAACCATCCGGCGGATCCAACTGTTGCCGAGAATCTGACTGATCTCATCGACAAGGTTCAGGAAATGAAGGCGGATGCAGGACTGGCGCTTGACGCAGATGGTGATCGCATGGTTGCCATCGCACCATCCGGTGAGATCATTTGGCCGGACCGGCTGATGATTCTTTTCTCACAGCATATTCTTGGGAAAAATCCGGGTCGAAAGGTTGTGTTTGATGTCAAGTGCACGCGTTCACTGCCACTTGCGATCGAATCCTCCGGTGGGGAGGCGATCATGTGGAAAACGGGACATTCGCTGATGAAGGCCAAAATGCGCGAATGCGATGCTGTGTTTGGCGGCGAGTTGAGCGGACATTTCTTTTTCAGCGACCGCTGGCCGGGATTTGACGATGGAATTTATGCGGCTGCGAGACTGTGTGAGATTCTTGCTGAAGATGCGAGGTCACCGCAGGAAGTGTTCGCGGATCTGCCTGCGGGAATCAGCTCACCTGAAATCAGGTTGCATGAGGAAGATCCTCCGCGACTGGTTGAGCTGTTCCGGCAGCAGGTGTCATTTGACAATGCAGCGGTCAGTCATCTGGATGGAATTCGGGCGGACTTTGAGGATGGGTTCGGTCTTTTGCGGGCGTCCAATACCGCATCGGAAGTCAGTCTGCGATTTGAGGCTGATTCGAGTGAGGGGCTGGTGCGGATCGAGCGGATGTTCATGCTTGGAATCGAAGCGGTCAGGCGCTCGATTGACGGCCGGCAAAATAACTCACCAAAAAGAAGAACTGGGTTTTGAGTTCAACCAAAACTGATCGGTTATTGAACTTCCGCCCGGTCAGCGTTTCGGTATCCCCTTGGCAGCAGCGTTCCCCGCAGGGTGCGTTCACCCAGATAGCGCTCGCGCTCAGTTTTCCTGATCCGGATATATTTCTTGCCGCAGTGAATGACAAGTGCCTGCGCGGTGGAAAACACTTTCACAAATACGACCCGTTCCCCGGAATCCCTGGCGGCTTTCGGTATATTGATCAGTCTGACACCGAAGCCCTTTGACTGAAGCGGGAGATCCGCAACCGGATAGATCAGCAACCGCCCACTGCTCGTGACAGCAGCCAAGAGGTTGTCATCGACATTGTCGATACATTCCAACTGCGTTGCCTCGATCCCTTTCCTGACACTCAGCAATGACTTTCCGGAGCGGTTCTTGGTGATTGCATCGGACAGTTTGCAGACGAATCCGGTTCCCTCTGCGGACACCAGCAGACAGTGTGTTGTCTCATCTCCCAGAATCAGACTGACAAACCGCGAATCAGCCGCGGGTGACAGCATTTTGGTCAGGGGTTCCCCGAAAGATCTTGCTGAGGGCAGATTATGGGCCGGTAGGTTGTAGGCTCGCCCACTGGAGTCCAAAAACATCAGTTGACCATTCATCTTTCCCGTTGTGTGCGCCAGATATTCGTCCCCTTCGCGGTAGTTCAGCGTCTCGAGATCGAGTTCATGTCCTCTTGCCGACCGTACCCAGCCGTGTTTGGACAGGACGACGGTAATGGGATCCGAGGCAATGTGCTGGTCGGCTGAAAAGGCCCGCGCCGCTTCCTGCGTGCGGACCGGGGAGCGACGGCTGTCCCCGTATTCATTGGCGGCCGCATCGATTTCACGGATTGTGAGATTTTTCAGTTTTGTTTCTGAATCAATGACTGCCTTGAGCTGGTCGCGTTCGTCGCGCAGTGCAAACTGCTCCTCCCGGATCTTGATCTCTTCAAGTCTGGCCAGCTGTCGCAACCGGATGTCCAGTACCGCCGCCACCTGTCTCGTACTGAGTTGCAACTGGGTCATCAGTTCAGTTTCCGGATCATCCTCATTTCGGATTACATGGATCACCTGGTCCAGATTCAGAAAGACGATGAACAGGCCATCAAGAATGTGCAGGCGATTCTCAATAAACTCCAGACGGCTCTTCAGTCGCCTGAGAATGGTTTGCTTCCTGAACGCGATCCAGTCCTGCAACAGTTGCTTGAGGTTGTAGACCTTGGGTTTTCCATCGAGTCCGATCATGTTCAGATTTACACGATAGGTTTTTTCCAGGTCTGTCGTTGCGAACAGGTGGCTCATCAGGTCGTCACGACTGACCCGGTTGCTGCGAAGTTCGATGACGAGCCGGACCGGACTGGATTCGTCCCCCTCATCGCGCAAATCTGTGATCATGGGCAGTTTCTTCGCGAGCATTTGAGCGGCGATCTGTTCCATGATCTTGGCGCCTGATACCTGATGGGGGACTGCATCAATTACGATCGATGTCTTGTCATCAGTCCATGCGGCTCTTTGCCGGACGACGCCTGATCCGGTTTCGTAGGCTTGAACAATTTCTGACCGGGAGCTAACGATCTGTGCGCCAGTCGGGAAGTCTGGCGCCTTGATTGACTCGCACAGCTGCTCAATCGTTGTTCTTGAATTCCGCAGCAGCTGTATACAGGCGTCGGCAACCTCGCGTGCGTTATGCGGTGGGATATCGGTCGCCATGCCCACCGCGATACCGGAAGCGCCATTGAGCAGGATGTTTGGCAGTTGGGCGGGCAGTCTTTGGGGTTCGCTGAGAGTGCCGTCAAAATTCGGCACCCAGTCCACGGTTCCCTTGGAAATCTCCTCCAGCAAGACTTGGGCGTACGGTCTGAATCGGCATTCGGTATAGCGCATGGCAGCAAACGACTTCGGGTCATCGGTCGATCCCCAGTTTCCCTGCCCGTCAATGATCGGATAGCGAAATGAGAAAGGCTGCGCCATCAGTACCATGGCCTCGTAGGCGGCGGTATCGCCATGCGGATGAAACTTACCGATGACGTCCCCAACTGTGCGAGCCGACTTCTTGTACTTGGCCGCGGCGCTGAGTCCGAGTTCGGACATGGCATAGACGATCCGTCTCTGGACCGGCTTCAGGCCATCCTCGATATGCGGGAGCGCCCGGTCAAGGATGACATACATCGAGTAGTCGAGATATGCCTGTTTCGCGAACTCCTCAAGCGGGATGGATTCTGTATCGGAAGGCGGCGGGGGGCTGACAAGCTCCAGCGATTGTTGGGTCGGCATGACAATCAGTATCCGGCCTGATCCCCGACCTGCATCAGCCAACTCTTCCTTTCGGCGACGTTCTTCTTGCCCAAGAGCATATCCAGGGTTCGGTCCAGTTTTGATGATGAGTCGATACGAAGCTGAATCAGCCTGCGGGTGTCGGGATTCATCGTAGTCTCTTTCAGCTGGGCGGGATTCATCTCGCCGAGTCCCTTGAAGCGTTGAACCGAGATTTTTGCCTTTGGCCTTTTCGCCTGCATCCTGGATTTGGTATGTTCGAGTTCCTCATCGTCCAGCGCATAGCCGACGTCCTTACCGGCATCAACCCGATATAGCGGTGGCATGGCGACGTAGACATGTCCTGCCTCGACGAGACTGCGGAAGTGTCTGACAAACAGCGCGCACAGCAGTGTGGCGATATGTGCGCCGTCGGAATCGGCATCTGCCAGTATGCAGACTTTGCCGTAGCGCAGCCCGGAAATATCGGCCGACCCCGGGTCAACGCCGAGCGCGACTGCGATGGAGTGTACCTGATCGGACGCCAGCACCTGCGCTGAAGCCACTTCCCAGGTATTGAGTATCTTGCCGCGCAACGGCAAGATGGCCTGGGATGCGCGATTACGCGCCTGCTTCGCTGAGCCTCCGGCAGAATCCCCCTCGACCAGAAACAGTTCGGTATCCTGGATGATTCGGCTGGTGCAGTCGCTGAGCTTGCCGGGCAGGGCAGGCCCGGCGGCGGTTTTCTTTCTTTCAACCTTCTTGGCCGCGATCTCTCTTCTGCGGGCATTTTCGATGGCCAACCGGGCAATTCTCTCCGCATCAGATATATGCTGGTTGAGCCACAGGCTGGTCGCACCCTTGGCGATGGAGATGAGAGACTTGCCCACATGTCTTGAGGACAGGCGATCTTTTGTCTGACCCACAAATTGCGGGTCTTCCATTCTCACAGAAAGTATGTAGCTGCAGTGGCGCCAGACATCCTCGACTGAAATTCGCAGGCCTCGCGGCAGCAGATTCTGAAACTCACAGAATTCCCGAACGGCATCGGTTATGCCGGTCCTGAACCCATTGACGTGAGTGCCGCCGTGTTCTGTTGGAATGAGGTTGACATAACTCTCTGTGACTGTCTGATGCGCTTGCGGTGTCCAGCAGATCGCGCAATCGACTTGTGTCTGCTCATCACTTCGATGAATGATGAGCGGGTCGCGGGGAATTCTCTCGCTGCCATTGAGCTGTCCGATGAGATAATCCGGCAACCCTTCCGCAAACTTCCACACTTCGTTGTTGCTTTCATCGTTTTCGTCGGTGAGGGTCAGTTCCAATCCGGAACATAGGACCGCCTTGGCCAGCATCAGTCGCTTGAGCTTGGCGACGTTGATGTGGACCGAGTCGAAAAACTTGGCATCCGGCCAGAACTGGATTCTTGTTCCTGAACTGGACTTCGGAACTGTTGAGATTTCCGACAGGTCTTCCACCACATCGCCATTTGCGAACTTCATCTGATGGAGAAAGCCGTTGCGGCGGATGTGAACGATCAACTGTTTCGAAAGTGCGTTCACAACTGAGACTCCGACACCGTGCAAGCCGCCCGAATGCAGGTAGTTCTTGGACGAGAACTTTGCCCCTGCATGCAGACGCGTCATGATCACCTCGACGCCGGAAACGCTTTCCTGCTCATGAATGTCAACTGGAATTCCCCTGCCGTTGTCCTCGACACTGATGGAGAGATCGGAATGCAGGACAACGTCGATCTTTCCGGCGTGTCCGGCAATTGCCTCGTCGACACTGTTATCTATGACTTCGGCAGCGAGGTGGTTGGGTGTGTCGGTCTGGGTATACATCCCAGGCCGTTGCCGGACAGGTTCAAGTCCGACCAGAACTTCAATTGCAGAGGAGTCGTAATTTGCAGTCAAGATTGATTCGCGAATCGAATGATCGGTAGGGGACGTCATCATTGACGCTGCGTTCACGCTATTATAATCTGTGTGCATGTACTATCTCAAACAACTTACCTTGCGACGCGGCGAAAGTCCGGACCTGCACTCAGCCGGCCCGGGCGTTGCCTGAAGCGGCGGCCCCGAACCAGGGAAGCAATCAGGACAACTGACGTTATGGAGTGGGTTATGGACGGTGCGGTGACAACGCAGAGCGGTGGAAATCAGACGACGGTCGATTGGCGAAAGAACGGTGTTCCGGATGTTGATCTGTTATCGGTACCATCCGTCCCGGTCGCAGATGAATTGATCGAAAAATACCGAGAGGATGGCGCGGTACTGATACCTGGACTGTTCTCGGACTGGGTTTCGCAGCTTCGAAACGGTCTGCAAAGAAATCTTGATGCTCCGAATGACTATGCTTTTCCATGTGAGAGTATTCCTGCAGGGACGCCTGGAAGATTTTTCGACAGTTATTGCAACTGGATGCTGATTCCCGAGTATTTTGACCATGTGACAAAATCATGTGCGGCCTCGGTCGCCGGTCAGCTGATGCGATCCGATGAGTCGCAGTTCTTTCATGACCATGCGTTTTGCAAAGAGCCGGGTACCCAGGCTGCAACACCATGGCATCAGGATATGCCGTATTACTGCGTCGATGGAAAGCAGACTGTCAGCCTGTATGTCGCACTGGACAAGACACCTGCCGAGGTAGCGGTCCGTTTTGTCAAGGGCTCTCACCTGTGGAATCGGCTGTTTCATCCGGTTTCCTTTCTGGACGGCGAGGATTTTGAGTCGGCCGAGAAGCATCTTGAGGCTGCTCCTGATGTCAATCAAGATCACGGTGATTTTGAAGTTCTTGCGTGGGATCTTCAACCAGGCGACTGTATTGCGTTTCACTTCCTGACGTTGCACGGTACGACAGCCGGCAAGATCAAGGCG from Acidiferrobacterales bacterium encodes:
- a CDS encoding phosphomannomutase/phosphoglucomutase, encoding MPASASETTAASIADEIFKMYDIRGVAHETLRSQDMYAIGRAFGSVSLLNGTQQIVIACDSRESSPQFKSSIIDGVRSTGCDVIDIGTVATPVLYFATCLFKTGTGLMVTASHNPPEYNGVKMVLNGRSLHGDEIQNLKQRIGNSDFAAGHGGLSTERVFDQYCARIGSDVRLNRPLRIVVDCANGIGGAFAPRVLRQIGCDVIELFCDVDSTFPNHPADPTVAENLTDLIDKVQEMKADAGLALDADGDRMVAIAPSGEIIWPDRLMILFSQHILGKNPGRKVVFDVKCTRSLPLAIESSGGEAIMWKTGHSLMKAKMRECDAVFGGELSGHFFFSDRWPGFDDGIYAAARLCEILAEDARSPQEVFADLPAGISSPEIRLHEEDPPRLVELFRQQVSFDNAAVSHLDGIRADFEDGFGLLRASNTASEVSLRFEADSSEGLVRIERMFMLGIEAVRRSIDGRQNNSPKRRTGF
- the parE gene encoding DNA topoisomerase IV subunit B, whose translation is MTANYDSSAIEVLVGLEPVRQRPGMYTQTDTPNHLAAEVIDNSVDEAIAGHAGKIDVVLHSDLSISVEDNGRGIPVDIHEQESVSGVEVIMTRLHAGAKFSSKNYLHSGGLHGVGVSVVNALSKQLIVHIRRNGFLHQMKFANGDVVEDLSEISTVPKSSSGTRIQFWPDAKFFDSVHINVAKLKRLMLAKAVLCSGLELTLTDENDESNNEVWKFAEGLPDYLIGQLNGSERIPRDPLIIHRSDEQTQVDCAICWTPQAHQTVTESYVNLIPTEHGGTHVNGFRTGITDAVREFCEFQNLLPRGLRISVEDVWRHCSYILSVRMEDPQFVGQTKDRLSSRHVGKSLISIAKGATSLWLNQHISDAERIARLAIENARRREIAAKKVERKKTAAGPALPGKLSDCTSRIIQDTELFLVEGDSAGGSAKQARNRASQAILPLRGKILNTWEVASAQVLASDQVHSIAVALGVDPGSADISGLRYGKVCILADADSDGAHIATLLCALFVRHFRSLVEAGHVYVAMPPLYRVDAGKDVGYALDDEELEHTKSRMQAKRPKAKISVQRFKGLGEMNPAQLKETTMNPDTRRLIQLRIDSSSKLDRTLDMLLGKKNVAERKSWLMQVGDQAGY
- the parC gene encoding DNA topoisomerase IV subunit A, which produces MPTQQSLELVSPPPPSDTESIPLEEFAKQAYLDYSMYVILDRALPHIEDGLKPVQRRIVYAMSELGLSAAAKYKKSARTVGDVIGKFHPHGDTAAYEAMVLMAQPFSFRYPIIDGQGNWGSTDDPKSFAAMRYTECRFRPYAQVLLEEISKGTVDWVPNFDGTLSEPQRLPAQLPNILLNGASGIAVGMATDIPPHNAREVADACIQLLRNSRTTIEQLCESIKAPDFPTGAQIVSSRSEIVQAYETGSGVVRQRAAWTDDKTSIVIDAVPHQVSGAKIMEQIAAQMLAKKLPMITDLRDEGDESSPVRLVIELRSNRVSRDDLMSHLFATTDLEKTYRVNLNMIGLDGKPKVYNLKQLLQDWIAFRKQTILRRLKSRLEFIENRLHILDGLFIVFLNLDQVIHVIRNEDDPETELMTQLQLSTRQVAAVLDIRLRQLARLEEIKIREEQFALRDERDQLKAVIDSETKLKNLTIREIDAAANEYGDSRRSPVRTQEAARAFSADQHIASDPITVVLSKHGWVRSARGHELDLETLNYREGDEYLAHTTGKMNGQLMFLDSSGRAYNLPAHNLPSARSFGEPLTKMLSPAADSRFVSLILGDETTHCLLVSAEGTGFVCKLSDAITKNRSGKSLLSVRKGIEATQLECIDNVDDNLLAAVTSSGRLLIYPVADLPLQSKGFGVRLINIPKAARDSGERVVFVKVFSTAQALVIHCGKKYIRIRKTERERYLGERTLRGTLLPRGYRNADRAEVQ
- a CDS encoding phytanoyl-CoA dioxygenase family protein; the encoded protein is MDGAVTTQSGGNQTTVDWRKNGVPDVDLLSVPSVPVADELIEKYREDGAVLIPGLFSDWVSQLRNGLQRNLDAPNDYAFPCESIPAGTPGRFFDSYCNWMLIPEYFDHVTKSCAASVAGQLMRSDESQFFHDHAFCKEPGTQAATPWHQDMPYYCVDGKQTVSLYVALDKTPAEVAVRFVKGSHLWNRLFHPVSFLDGEDFESAEKHLEAAPDVNQDHGDFEVLAWDLQPGDCIAFHFLTLHGTTAGKIKARRRAVSTRWLGDDVTYCERAIETSPPFPDIGLEPGQRMRTDWFPVLWRRG